The nucleotide window CCGGCTGCGCGAATACCGGAGCGGCGCAAAGCAGGGCAACAGCGCTGACGATCGTCCTTGTCATTGGCATGTCGTTTTTTCTCTGTGGAGGATGTTGCGAGTTGGCCGGATGGCCTGCGGAAATATATCGCATACGTGCTCCCAGGCGCATGCCTTCAGCCGAGACCCGCCGCCGCGCATCGCGTCGCGATGAGCCGCATGTGACCCTATTCCCGGCTCGACACATACGTCGACGACTGACCAAAGACCCAGCTCAGCGCCAGCCCGGCGGCAAGGGCGTCCTTCTGGCGCACCAGCGGGCTGTTCTCGAAGCTGGCGCCGTCGAGCCGGTCGTAGCGGACGAAGGCGCCGAACCAGACATGGCGGAACCGCCTGGACAACGAAGCCAGCGCCATGCTGCCGGAATATCCACCCTGTGCGGTGTAGGCCGGACGCGCCGCGGTTGCGAATTGCTGTTCGACAGAATAGAAGTACTGGTTGTAACGCGCGCTCGAGAACAATGGCCCGGCCATCAAGCCCAGGTTCCAGCCGGGCAGGCCGCCGACATTGGCAATGTCCAGGTTCAGGTTCGGCGAGAAGATCCAGCCTATCGCCCTGGGCGACGACTCCACGGTCACGGCCAGCCGTATCGGAAGCCGCAGATCGAGCCGGGTACGGTCCTCGGCGGAATGCCAAAGCGTGACCGCCAGCGAAGGTCCGATTTCCACGGCGGTCTTGAGGTCTGGCATGCCGCGCCGGACCTCGTCCTGGCTGCTTTTGACCGGAAGCGAGATGCCGAGGCTGACATTGGCCTCGATCCGGTCGCTATCGAATAACTTGCCGCGCACCCCGTTGCGGTCGGCGCGGAAATGCTCGCCGCGGTAGACAAAGTAGGGCACCGGAAACAGCAGGTTGGCGCGCGAGTCCGAGCCGCGGTAGTGCGGCAGGGTGATGCCGCCGAGCCCAAGGCCGGCTTCCCATAATGGCCGCTCGATGGCATCGAAATCCTGCGCCATGCAAGTCGTGGCGAGTACC belongs to Cupriavidus taiwanensis and includes:
- a CDS encoding MipA/OmpV family protein — its product is MAQDFDAIERPLWEAGLGLGGITLPHYRGSDSRANLLFPVPYFVYRGEHFRADRNGVRGKLFDSDRIEANVSLGISLPVKSSQDEVRRGMPDLKTAVEIGPSLAVTLWHSAEDRTRLDLRLPIRLAVTVESSPRAIGWIFSPNLNLDIANVGGLPGWNLGLMAGPLFSSARYNQYFYSVEQQFATAARPAYTAQGGYSGSMALASLSRRFRHVWFGAFVRYDRLDGASFENSPLVRQKDALAAGLALSWVFGQSSTYVSSRE